The Trypanosoma brucei gambiense DAL972 chromosome 10, complete sequence genome has a segment encoding these proteins:
- a CDS encoding branch point binding protein, putative, with protein sequence MGENRRPSRWSSERYTNLFVPNYIPPELMLYDEGQFLRAFLLRVLSIDLNRLIETKRCGDYFINIPLVPEYNSEGQRTNTPDELVAEKRLKVMDELTNLLRQHSELELNAKTQKEVVRKRYFTQEEMDNGAYGAILGARGMVHQELERLTKCKIVLAGRGITNALKDTSANAARVALEDPHARITAPNEQALQHAMERIEWILSDDPEALEFRENNRKRMAQIEGRYDPRTWVSLAERNAKNPRRMGEKREREEEAKEELDADLQEFLDEL encoded by the coding sequence ATGGGGGAGAACCGTCGACCCTCGCGTTGGAGCTCGGAGCGCTACACAAACCTTTTTGTTCCTAATTACATCCCTCCTGAACTGATGTTGTATGACGAGGGTCAGTTTCTCCGAGCCTTTCTTCTTCGTGTCCTTTCCATCGACCTGAATCGCCTCATCGAAACGAAGCGGTGCGGTGACTATTTCATTAATATTCCTTTGGTACCAGAGTACAACAGCGAAGGGCAGCGCACGAACACGCCGGATGAGCTCGTTGCTGAAAAGCGGTTGAAGGTGATGGATGAACTGACAAACCTCCTGCGCCAGCACTCGGAACTTGAACTTAATGCAAAAACCCAAAAGGAAGTCGTGCGCAAACGTTACTTCACACAGGAGGAAATGGACAATGGTGCATATGGTGCTATTTTGGGTGCCCGCGGTATGGTTCATCAGGAGTTGGAGCGGCTGACCAAATGCAAGATTGTACTGGCTGGCCGTGGTATCACAAACGCACTGAAGGATACCAGTGCTAACGCTGCCCGTGTTGCTCTCGAGGATCCCCATGCCCGTATCACAGCTCCAAATGAGCAGGCGCTTCAGCACGCGATGGAGCGCATTGAGTGGATTCTTTCTGATGATCCTGAGGCACTAGAGTTCCGTGAGAACAACAGAAAACGCATGGCGCAGATTGAAGGGCGCTATGACCCGCGCACTTGGGTTTCTTTAGCAGAAAGGAACGCAAAGAACCCACGGCGTATGGGGGAAAAACGGGagcgggaggaggaggcaaagGAAGAACTCGATGCGGATTTGCAGGAGTTTCTGGACGAGTTGTAG
- a CDS encoding selenophosphate synthetase, putative, producing the protein MSEKEGKVIPETNGMKRPRFDPVKLGLPEEFTLTDYTRLKGCSCKVPQPELLALLQSVSTTPGRRDVGMDCSIVKLQHKDETGKPLYMVSTTDFFFPSVEDPYLQGQIGAANVLSDLYSTGIDRCDTVLMLLAASTDMDKTEREVCTQEMMKGFVDHVRLAGSDVTGGQTVMNPWPLIGGIATSVVAESQMIRPTGLQPGDILVLTKPLGCQIAVNLKQWLRRPSPIFEEQIQGKMDSEEIEELYNAAADGMKRLNRMAAALMHSHGAHGATDVTGFGILGHAKNLGSAQKADVCLVLDSLPMYRGAVKASKLMGDKYRLFEGYAAETSGGLLVAFGTREEAEGYIRELYEADGEPAWVVGRVVRREGSAPYALLQKDYKIIEVGAKVNDKII; encoded by the coding sequence AtgtcagagaaggaaggaaaagtaatACCCGAAACAAATGGCATGAAGAGACCCCGATTTGATCCAGTGAAGCTTGGTCTACCGGAAGAGTTTACCTTAACTGACTACACACGGCTTAAGGGTTGCAGTTGCAAGGTGCCACAACCAGAACTTCTAGCACTTCTGCAAAGTGTTTCCACTACACCCGGACGGAGGGATGTTGGAATGGATTGCAGCATTGTGAAACTGCAGCACAAAGATGAGACCGGGAAACCGCTGTATATGGTATCGACAACcgatttctttttccccagTGTTGAAGACCCCTACTTACAAGGCCAAATTGGGGCGGCGAATGTTCTGTCTGATCTATACAGCACAGGAATCGACCGCTGCGATACCGTTTTGATGTTACTAGCTGCCAGTACCGACATGGATAAGACGGAGCGTGAGGTGTGCACGCAGGAAATGATGAAGGGATTTGTAGACCACGTAAGGCTAGCGGGATCTGATGTTACAGGTGGGCAAACTGTGATGAATCCGTGGCCCCTCATTGGTGGCATTGCGACGAGCGTTGTTGCAGAGTCTCAAATGATCCGTCCAACAGGGCTGCAACCCGGTGATATTTTAGTTTTGACGAAACCTTTAGGATGCCAAATCGCTGTTAATCTTAAGCAGTGGCTGCGCCGCCCGTCCCCAATCTTTGAAGAGCAGATTCAAGGAAAGATGGACTCGGAGGAGATTGAAGAACTATATAACGCTGCCGCAGATGGGATGAAGCGTCTTAACCGCATGGCGGCAGCGCTGATGCATTCGCACGGTGCCCATGGTGCAACAGATGTGACAGGTTTCGGTATTCTTGGCCACGCGAAAAACCTTGGAAGTGCACAGAAGGCTGATGTGTGTTTAGTACTCGATTCCCTTCCAATGTACAGGGGAGCCGTGAAGGCGTCGAAGCTCATGGGGGACAAATATCGCTTGTTTGAGGGTTATGCAGCTGAGACCAGTGGAGGGTTACTTGTGGCGTTCGgaacgagggaagaagcgGAGGGATATATCCGTGAACTGTACGAAGCTGATGGGGAGCCGGCGTGGGTGGTTGGCCGAGTGGTGCGTAGAGAGGGGAGTGCCCCGTACGCGCTACTACAGAAAGACTATAAAATTATTGAGGTGGGAGCGAAGGTAAATGATAAGATTATTTAA
- a CDS encoding ATP-dependent chaperone, putative, with amino-acid sequence MRRCVAYVQPKVGKITPSLWCVTIHHTRRSVALPDPHSILTSPAGLFALMSGRGSTSYDNTSCPKGVKMSGGRRRRTEHGNGDGDGDKSSAGRGAFFNRDALSLAVLILLLAVTWEALVSQKHIFINKLKEWVFLTLEVRSSREEYAMIMDWMGQQPQGKRARNISLMPISVMEESSNENETEAMRGCSEDQCSSCGFVPGFGSHYMKFEGTRLWITRSIDTTKQYRSSPHMDREDEVLRLVFFTRDRDVARRFMEKVRLSWEERSRDTVRVYLPGGWGNRWEFLSRRLRRPLSTLHLPESTTTIVDDAKFFLSSRDLYMSLGIPWRRGYLFEGAPGTGKTSFILALASELSLPVYLLSLQSKELDDSTLIKLVNSVPPRSLLVVEDLEAAIKSQVVRGEDISSANVVFNTEVGGGRDSGVSLSALLNAIDGIASSEGRILVITTNETMRLPAPQALLRPGRIDRRVCFGPLDATIMQEMQHSFLHLVKPFCADREGSRVTLEDCGVGALGTTPAELQNQFLAAIYRKCRR; translated from the coding sequence ATGAGGCGGTGTGTAGCTTATGTCCAGCCGAAAGTGGGTAAGATCACACCGTCGTTGTGGTGTGTTACAATACATCACACTCGACGCTCAGTGGCACTTCCAGACCCACACTCAATTCTCACATCACCCGCAGGGCTTTTTGCTCTCATGAgcggaagaggaagcacttCGTACGACAATACAAGCTGTCCGAAAGGCGTAAAGATGTCGGGGGgccgaagaagaagaacagaACACGGTAATGGAGACGGAGATGGGGATAAGTCCTCCGCAGGGAGGGGTGCTTTCTTTAACCGGGATGCTCTGTCCCTGGCGGTTCTCATTCTTCTGTTGGCCGTCACTTGGGAAGCCCTCGTTTCCCAAAAGCACATCTTCATCAACAAGCTAAAAGAGTGGGTATTCCTTACTCTCGAAGTGCGCTCCTCCCGTGAGGAGTACGCAATGATCATGGATTGGATGGGGCAACAACCTCAGGGTAAAAGGGCACGCAACATATCGTTGATGCCTATTTCGGTTATGGAGGAATCATCTAATGAAAACGAGACTGAAGCCATGAGAGGCTGCAGCGAGGATCAGTGCAGCAGTTGTGGCTTCGTGCCGGGTTTTGGTAGCCACTACATGAAATTTGAAGGTACCCGTCTGTGGATCACCCGCTCCATCGACACTACCAAGCAGTACCGTTCATCACCTCACATGGACAGGGAGGACGAAGTGTTGCGGTTAGTATTTTTTACTCGTGACCGTGATGTTGCCCGCAGGTTCATGGAGAAGGTACGTTTGTCGTGGGAGGAGCGGTCGCGAGATACGGTTCGCGTGTACCTTCCCGGTGGTTGGGGAAACCGTTGGGAGTTTCTTTCGCGGCGGCTGAGGCGGCCGCTCTCCACATTGCATTTGCCGGAAAGCACAACTACCATTGTTGATGATGCGAAATTCTTTTTGTCCTCTAGGGATCTGTACATGTCACTAGGCATTCCCTGGCGCAGGGGATACCTCTTTGAAGGGGCTCCTGGGACGGGGAAGACAAGTTTTATCCTTGCCTTAGCGAGTgaactttcccttcccgtCTATCTCCTGTCATTGCAGTCGAAGGAACTTGATGATTCTACGCTTATAAAGTTGGTCAACTCCGTTCCACCCAGAAGTTTGCTTGTCGTAGAGGATTTGGAAGCGGCCATCAAGTCGCAAGTGGTTAGAGGCGAAGACATCTCCTCCGCGAATGTTGTTTTCAATACAGAGGTAGGCGGGGGCAGGGACTCTGGTGTTTCGTTGAGTGCCTTGCTGAACGCCATTGACGGGATCGCGAGCAGTGAGGGAAGGATTTTGGTTATAACGACGAATGAAACAATGCGCCTCCCGGCACCTCAGGCACTTCTAAGGCCCGGGCGGATCGACCGGCGAGTCTGCTTCGGTCCTTTAGACGCCACCATCATGCAGGAGATGCAACATTCCTTCCTGCATTTGGTTAAACCATTCTGTGCTGATCGCGAAGGTAGTCGCGTAACACTTGAGGATTGCGGTGTCGGCGCTTTGGGAACAACCCCGGCAGAACTGCAGAATCAATTTCTTGCCGCTATTTACAGAAAATGTCGTCGATGA
- a CDS encoding phosphoribosylpyrophosphate synthetase, putative, whose product MSSSTCAFSANLSANRNGNLRVVHGRSNPKLAQGICEALGIPITGCRVGAFANGEINLQVVESIRGDDMFIIQPTCGNGDINVNQAVMELLLMIHTLKLSSARRVIAVIPHYGYARQDRKQSPRVPISASAVARMITELGVNGVVTMDLHCGPIQGFFHGCPVADLSATSEFAAYGKSKMFDTKELAIVAPDAGAVNRARRMGDRLGARRIVTILKRRVEANKVDSMQLVGEVKGCTCIIVDDMIDTAGTLCKAAEVLKEYGAKEVHAWATHGILTDPACQRINDCPALVEVVVTDSLPQDESLRKCSKLKIISIAKLLAEAIQRIHCEESLERVGDMSAPTPHDQDLISVDALVEDSDWSAALQPHIIKRATGATP is encoded by the coding sequence ATGTCTTCTTCAACGTGTGCCTTCAGTGCTAATCTGAGCGCTAACCGGAACGGAAATCTGCGCGTAGTCCACGGCCGCAGCAATCCGAAGCTTGCCCAAGGCATTTGCGAGGCTTTAGGTATCCCAATCACAGGTTGCCGCGTTGGCGCTTTCGCCAATGGCGAGATTAACTTGCAGGTTGTTGAGTCTATTCGCGGAGATGATATGTTTATAATTCAACCGACATGCGGAAATGGCGATATTAATGTGAACCAGGCGGTGATGGAGCTCCTCCTCATGATCCACACACTGAAACTCAGTTCGGCCAGGCGAGTTATTGCCGTTATCCCCCACTATGGCTACGCGCGGCAAGACCGCAAACAGAGCCCTCGCGTTCCGATCAGTGCTTCTGCAGTTGCACGCATGATCACTGAACTCGGTGTTAATGGTGTTGTCACAATGGATCTTCACTGTGGACCAATTCAGGGCTTTTTCCACGGCTGCCCTGTCGCCGACCTCAGTGCAACTTCTGAGTTCGCCGCGTACGGTAAAAGCAAAATGTTTGATACAAAGGAGCTCGCCATCGTCGCTCCTGATGCCGGTGCCGTAAACCGAGCGCGACGCATGGGTGACCGCCTCGGCGCTCGCCGCATCGTAACAATCCTGAAGCGGCGAGTGGAGGCAAACAAGGTGGACAGCATGCAACTTGTTGGTGAGGTGAAGGGATGTACATGCATCATCGTGGATGACATGATCGACACCGCTGGCACACTTTGTAAGGCGGCAGAGGTGCTGAAGGAATATGGTGCGAAAGAGGTTCACGCGTGGGCTACGCACGGTATTTTGACGGACCCCGCATGTCAGCGCATTAATGACTGCCCCGCACTCGTGGAAGTGGTGGTGACGGACAGTCTCCCACAGGATGAATCCCTACGGAAGTGTTCAAAGCTGAAAATCATTTCCATTGCCAAGCTTTTGGCAGAGGCAATTCAACGCATCCACTGCGAAGAGAGTCTCGAGCGCGTGGGTGACATGTCAGCACCAACGCCACATGACCAGGACCTTATCTCCGTGGATGCATTGGTTGAGGATAGTGATTGGTCAGCCGCTTTGCAACCTCACATAATTAAGCGAGCAACCGGTGCCACTccataa
- a CDS encoding NADH dehydrogenase, putative, giving the protein MICRTSFLRKPKVVVVGTGWAGCYFVRDTKPQLAELHVLSTRNHHVLTPLLPQTTTGTLEFRSICEPITRIQPALAHLPNRFSRCFVYDINFEQKRVDCISVDNTSVGPHALVNTFDVQYDKLVLAHGAQPNTFNVPGAVERACFLREVNEARTIRKRLVQNIMTANLPVTSVEEKKRLLHTVVVGGGPTGVEFSADLAEFLRDDVKNINPELVQFCKVTVLEAGEVFSTFDLRVREWGKRRLDALGVRIVKGNVVAVQEKEVITKSGEVFSTGLVVWSTGVGPSPLTKELKVDRTRQGRISVDEHLQVLRDGVPIPDVYAIGDCATNESNPLPTLAAVASRQGVYLAKKINAELAGKPFAAPFKYESLGSMVSLGTSSAVVELNGPRKLDFVGLKALFFWRSAYLSIVGSWRNRLYVIVNWLGSAIFGRDLTLINDYNDERTWLSLASEGAAREKVSRMNKVKTDGDGSNGNEATARSKVDLPATKKQNE; this is encoded by the coding sequence atgaTATGCCGCACATCTTTTCTGCGTAAACCCAAGGtagttgttgttggcacGGGATGGGCGGGCTGCTACTTTGTGAGAGACACAAAACCACAATTAGCAGAACTCCACGTTTTGTCCACACGTAACCATCACGTACTGACACCCCTTCTCCCGCAAACAACCACCGGTACGCTGGAGTTCCGCTCTATATGTGAGCCCATCACTCGGATTCAACCGGCACTCGCACACCTTCCGAACCGTTTCTCACGTTGCTTCGTGTACGACATCAACTTCGAACAAAAGCGGGTTGATTGCATTAGCGTAGACAACACCAGTGTCGGGCCACACGCCTTAGTTAACACATTTGATGTTCAGTACGACAAACTAGTGTTGGCGCATGGTGCCCAGCCAAACACGTTTAATGTTCCCGGCGCTGTGGAGAGGGCGTGTTTCCTTCGGGAGGTAAATGAAGCACGTACCATCCGCAAACGACTTGTGCAGAATATCATGACGGCGAATTTGCCCGTAACAAGTGTCGAGGAGAAGAAGCGCCTTCTGCACACCGTAGTTGTGGGAGGTGGGCCCACGGGCGTTGAATTCTCCGCAGATTTGGCCGAGTTCCTGCGCGACGACGTGAAGAACATCAACCCCGAGCTCGTTCAATTCTGCAAAGTGACAGTACTTGAGGCCGGAGAGGTTTTCAGTACATTTGATTTACGCGTGAGGGAATGGGGCAAGCGGCGGTTAGATGCCCTCGGCGTGCGAATCGTGAAGGGTAATGTTGTGGCTGTGCAAGAGAAGGAGGTGATCACAAAGAGTGGTGAAGTGTTCTCTACCGGCTTGGTGGTGTGGAGCACAGGTGTCGGACCCTCACCACTAACAAAAGAATTAAAGGTGGACCGAACGCGACAGGGGCGTATTTCCGTCGATGAGCATTTACAGGTACTGCGCGATGGCGTCCCAATTCCCGATGTGTATGCAATTGGGGACTGTGCAACCAATGAAAGCAACCCGCTACCTACTTTAGCTGCTGTCGCTTCTCGTCAAGGCGTGTATCTGGCGAAAAAAATCAACGCGGAATTAGCTGGTAAGCCATTCGCCGCGCCGTTCAAATATGAGAGCCTCGGAAGCATGGTGAGTCTTGGTACTTCCAGCGCTGTTGTGGAATTAAATGGGCCACGCAAACTTGATTTTGTTGGGCTTAAGGCACTCTTCTTCTGGCGTAGTGCATACCTCAGCATTGTGGGTTCGTGGCGTAATAGGCTTTATGTCATTGTCAACTGGCTTGGAAGCGCAATTTTTGGCCGGGATTTGACACTCATTAACGACTACAATGATGAGCGGACGTGGCTCTCTCTGGCGTCAGAGGGGGCGGCGCGCGAGAAAGTGAGCAGAATGAACAAAGTTAAAACCGATGGCGACGGCAGTAATGGAAATGAAGCAACAGCCCGTTCAAAGGTGGACTTACCCGCGACAAAGAAACAGAACGAGTAG